In Rhipicephalus sanguineus isolate Rsan-2018 chromosome 1, BIME_Rsan_1.4, whole genome shotgun sequence, the DNA window CTCTCTTCGACAGTTTCGAAACGACTCGTAAAGGGATACTTCGCCAGGACAGCGTTTGAATTTCATGACGGCGAATCTGCGGGAACGATCCCGTACATGGCTCCCGAGATCCTTAAACGGCGGCCGTACGGTAAGTGCGCCACACGAACACCACCCTGCAATAGCCTTGCTGACGTCTGCACGTGGTTCTTGCGCAGGTAGAGCCTGCGACTGGTGGTCTTCAGGCATCGTATTTTACAAGTTGATGACTGGCAGAGTACCCTTCAGGGGAAGGACGAAGCAGCTACTACGAGATCGCATCATTGGAGGTAACACAATGCTGTGGTTTAACATTAAGCCGGGGGTTTTGATGCAAGTCGAACAAGCGAACTCTGTGCGCACCACGGCAGCGATAGGTTCCCTGAACAAGAACTAAACCGGGCGACGTCACTTTATTGCAGTTATATGGACATTCCAAACGCAATTTTTGCGGATGCCGGCACCTTGAGGTCtcctataaagtccaaatcgataacgtcaCCCTACGCGTCGTatattctatgtgcgagtgaaagcttgcgagggataccgacgatcgcggctcaagcggaaaggaaacgcgccggccatcttcgtcgcgcgaaaggcgcgtAGAGCGGTCCCGGAGGGAGGGCTATGTGGCTCCGGCAGGAACTGCGCACTTTGACCGGCCGGGCGTGGTCGTCCGCGGTCACGCGTCCCGTATCTTTACAGGGATCACGAGACGGCTCAttcctttgtacgtgttgtgttctcattgcgaagtttgcgttgaagccatgaacagcatgaaggtcacttcgatCGCTGCAGTGACCGCGTTTCCTGACGCTTAGTTTTGTTTTGTTACGTAGGATCAAAtgctgaaggagtgagctgctagcgttacttcctataacattccactttgttggtatcgcattcactgcttcacccttgaggcgaaactgtggctttatTTGCTCATGTAGATGAAGTGCAATGCTCGATCTGTCCAGTAAGAACAAGCAGTACTAATAGATACACTACATAAAATACTGAGAACGAAGGAGGTTGCCAATGGTTTGTAAAGGGTGGTGGAATAAAGTAACAAGTTCATATCATGACTTCTTGTTCTCCTGACGGACACTGAGCAGCAATGTTAAAATATTATAGTAAACTTATTCCGTCAAGACAGCTTTCATTCATTGATATGGCAGAAAAATGTTTGTTGAAAAGGCCAAAGTTCTCTTTTAGCAAATCgcagccgaaaaaaaaacaaagcatgagTTTACGGATGTTAAAACTTTTTCAAGTCATTGTACGTTTTATTATTAGTTTTTTTCACTTTTAGTTGTTGAAAATGTTGCCGAATATTCATAGGTTCAGTTTTTGGTTCCGTTACATTGTGTGTGTCTGATCCACCGACAAAGTACAGTCCCCAGCAAACGCTGCTGGGGACTGTACTATGGCGCGGCCACGCGTGCTTCTTTTTTTCACCTTTCACGGCTTATCCATAGCATGCCTTTAGCTGCAAGACTCTGGCACTTGTCTTGTTGCAGCACCACTGAAGTGGCCCAAGACCGAGGAGCATCCGCACTCGGCAACGCCAGAAGCTAAGGACATGGTGTTCAAGCTTCTGCGGAAAAACCCCATAGAAAGGCTCGCCTCTCGGCATTACCAGGACCTCAAGAACCACCCTTTCTTCGGCGGCTTCAACTGGAAAGTGTTGAGTGCGAACAAATTTATCTGCGAAATACCGGCCATCGCGGAAGCGATGGGTGGCGGCGCAGCCACTTTGACCGCCGTCGACGAGGGAGGCGGCCGTGAGGTCTCGAAGAAGCCCAGGTCGTCCAAGCCGCCTTCGAGAGGGGAGTCGCCGCCCGAGAAAAAGGAGGAGCAGCAGCTTTGTGAGTCGCCGCTCTGGAATCGATACGTCGGCCCTCCTTTGTCAAGGCcagcaaacaaaaaaataacgagtaattgtttttttttcaaaagcattGGATGCATAACAAAGAACCTCAAATGCGTTCTCTGATACAGCCACCGAATCTTCGTGCCGGCAGCAGGGCAGATTTGTTGTATCAACTATCGTAATTTCGGTGACCAAGGTGCTTATTATAAACCATTCGGTAGATGACTGACACTAGGTCATGCCTGTCGTTTGAAATTGTTAGTCTTCTGGACCAGCCTTCACAAGAAGCACTTATGCTAGAATTGGCTGTAAGAAAAAATTTTAACCAATCCTGATACTAGAACTAGTGGAGGCGACCAGCCAATGAAAAATTCACTTACGAAAGAATCCCTCTTGAATTCGGTTTCTGGGCCCGTACGCACAAAAACGCCTAACGCTAAAAATGTTTTGTACGATAAGAGTGCAGTCAGTCACGATGCAGGAAATATCAGTCATTAGCAAGGCAGGCTGACCAATGGGAAgatgcacttacgaaagagagtTTCTTGAATACGACCCCTCAACCTTATAGTAGAGGTGCTGTCCTATGAACAATCAGTTTAGCCTTCCCACTGTGGCCTGCTACTAATCGTACGCTTTTGTTAAAATAAACTTCATTTATCAAACATTTTATTTGGTGTAATTAACTAGAGCCTTCTTTCATGCGCTTACCGGATGTTTTATGTATTCCTTACCAAGCATTAATTGTATAAATTGTacaactctggaattttctgaaGAGGCCATGAGTTTGTCCGCGAACAGAATGCCTGATGGTAAAGCTTTCGTAGCTTATGGCTGGGTGCGTCAAGCCTAAGCTGGGCTTCAAGCTAAAGTCAATTCAGGCTACCCGGAAGATACTAGTTGGTACCAATGGCACTCGAATTCTCGCGTATATGCGCTAAAGACGCAACAGATTCTGTCCCTAACAAGGCATGCTGCTTTTTCTGCATAACTATtgaatgaggggggggggtgatgcaCGAACAATAGGACGATGGAGACAGAGTGGCTATCAACCACCGAAGCAGTCACTTGAGTGAGAAATACTGACTTTTGACAAGACATAGAGCAACAAATGGCCATCGACACCTTTTTACACACAAAGCGTCTCGAGCGCCCATGACTCTAAATGCATTAATGTGACATAACTAGCACACCCCATAAATGATATTGCACTAAAGAAGCGTTGCTTTAAAATGTAGTAAAAAGTATAGACATTAGCATTTTGCCTCGTGTGGTATATACATCCCGCCAAAAAGACATCCTGTGTTGGcatctacttttttttttgtatggtcCCATACAGGTTAGGTTCTTCTGGGTGTCGAAAGATGCGTGTAtggctcaagcacaaagaacgcTGAACGCAATATGTTAGCCACAATCGTAGCACTTTGGTCATACGTTGATTTCTTGTGTATATGACGTTTCATTTGGAATTGTCTACCAGGCTTCAATTTATAACCGTTCGTATGGTCTCAAATTACAAAAACTCCGAGGCAGCTGAATTTACTTGTAGCCAAAGAAAATAAGCCTATACTGAAGTGTGTACACTGCACTAGACTGCACGACGAGCAGAGACCTGCTCTGAAGAACATGCCGACGGGGAACTGACTAATACCGCTTTACTAGTTCCTCGATTACATCTGGAAGCACCCATATAGTGATCTAACTAAAGTTCGTAATGAATATAACACGGCGGTCATGCTCGCAGCCGCCGGTGCGACGACGAACACTAAGAAGCGGAAGCTGCAAAAGATCGAAGGCATGATCGACATGGAGCCCGACCTGCAAAAACCGCTCTACACGTACGCCTCGGCCAGCTTCAAGAAGCTCGTCCTCACGGTGAGCTGAACCGATCTGGCCTCTCACATGTCGCCACTCGAAAGTTCTGCTAAGTGTTCACAGCAAAACTGTCCGGGAAAATGCACTACTCTGCTTCATATAACTCACAGCTTTACTTAATTGTATTCTGCTTCTAAATCCGAACGCACTTCGATCATTATTTGATAATAACTGAATAACAGTGCGCTATTGTAGATTACAGAGGGTGCTTCCTCTTGAAAATACGAGCATTTTTATGTGCAGTAAAAGATAACCAAGGCAATTATATTATCACGTACAATAATACAGCGAAGGTGGTAGAAGAGCGCTATTGTGAACTGTACAGTCCAAAGACAAGTCATCCAATCTTGAGCTAATGCATAGTCGAAGAGAATATTGATGTTCCATCTATAGCTATCGATGAAGTTAGAAATACCACAGGAGAAATGTCTCGTGGAAAAGCGGCTGGAGAAAATGGCGTAATAGTTAATTCGAGGGATTTTATACTTGAGTTACATTTTTCTCTAGCTGTTTACAAACGTTACTAtgctgttgccttctttttttcgaaTACCTTATGCGATGAATGCGAATAGTGGTGCTAGAGGCCTAGTCAGGTGACCCATAACGTCCCCTTTTGTCTCCTGCATCCCAGCAATCATCTATtgtcaaacaaacaagcaaagaaacaagcaagcaaacaaacaaacaaacaaacaaacaaacaaacaaacaaacaaacaaacaaacaaacaaacagacagacagacagacaaacaaacaaacaaacaaacaaacaaacaaacaaataatattATTTGCGTCACTCTAGATAGAATGTAACAAGGAAGCCTTCTCGTGTAAAGAAAATTTAGCGAGGAATAAGCATGGGCAATTGGAAATGCAAGAATGccagtgtatttagatttaggtacacattAAAAAAAACCTAGGTGGTCGATAATTAAGTCCCGTaatgcggcgtgcctcataatcgtatctgTACTGGAACGTAAAATCTCAGAAATTAGTTAATTGCCGATTCTTTCTTCAAAGCCACTTTCCCTGCTAAACCCACCAAAGAGAAGAAAGTAAAGCAAACGCCGAGAAAAGTTCGTATCATGGCATTTAGTAATTCTGTAATCTCTGTATTAACGAACTTAGAGCCCCCCTCCAGTAAACAGATGCTGTCAAACCGgaaatgtcgctggagcaaacGTTTCGACAAAAGAAATTTGCGCAACGTCGAGTCCAGTGGTATTCGCTGTTCGACGAATTCTCATCATTTCAAGCCATCTTGTTTGGCTTATAACTCCTCTCGTTGGTTATGCTCTGACCTGCTTTACCTATGAATCAATTCTCAAATGCAGTCGCTAGTAGTACGATACGAGCTCCGTTCACGGATCTGGATATATCAGTCTCTCATAGTCTACGTATTATAATACAGCCTTAGTTTTGCAAAAGGTCACAGCGTATTTCAGCATTTAGATAAGATAGCGTAGCGCTCCTGGAAAGTTGcacatctttcttttattttgcttTCGTGCAGCTGAAAGCAAAAAAGGCCATCGACGTGGATGACAACTTTATGAACACATCCGGAATGGAATCCTCTGAAATCGATTACAGAAGAGTTTCAGTCGGCGACAGCATGATTGGAGCTGGAGCGATGTCCGGTGAGTTTGATAGCGTTTGCCATACTTTTCGATCAATGGAACACAAAATGAAACCAGGTGGCATCCAGTTCAAGAATGGAAAGGTCAT includes these proteins:
- the LOC125757033 gene encoding microtubule-associated serine/threonine-protein kinase 3-like, with the translated sequence MPDKTIPKITTVLLEFFIKRESKVSLFRDPLSHFCQEQVVLAAQDCLQKLNRQVITFQDIRDMVENLIGLHSLCMKRAPETAKELGTTIRKLTIIIGELATSLEKICEVTVTDWMAIGDSVVSKTEKLNLENIPPYTTFIPKMKEFRPLKLLGAGGFGAVYKAVYAPANLRLHRQDSYVTMMEYISGVDLMRVVTKATYLNIDHVQIVMAQLILALEHLHLRGFLHRDVKVSNMLIVPGGRVKLIDFDTNKVCLGHFSKRLVKGYFARTAFEFHDGESAGTIPYMAPEILKRRPYGRACDWWSSGIVFYKLMTGRVPFRGRTKQLLRDRIIGAPLKWPKTEEHPHSATPEAKDMVFKLLRKNPIERLASRHYQDLKNHPFFGGFNWKVLSANKFICEIPAIAEAMGGGAATLTAVDEGGGREVSKKPRSSKPPSRGESPPEKKEEQQLCESPLWNRYVGPPLSRPANKKITTAGATTNTKKRKLQKIEGMIDMEPDLQKPLYTYASASFKKLVLTVS